Proteins encoded by one window of Candidatus Ozemobacteraceae bacterium:
- a CDS encoding 3-oxoacyl-ACP synthase III: MKFSRVFLESIGYELPHNIITSTWIEERLSPLYKKLFLQPGQLEALTGIRERRWWDPGHLNSDGAAKAAQKAIAESGIPEEEIGAVVYGGVCRDNFEPATACGVAAQLGVKASTVIHDVSNACLGVMTGIIDVANRIELGQIKAGIVVACETAREITTIMMDRMLAEGTMEFFKGALATLTGGSGAVGVVLSDGSYGPGRPQLLGAVTMGAPEHHRMCRWGADTHVPPRAPQIMETNAIGLLKHGSELISRIGKAFYSEMNWAAGEVDRLISHQVASANRDAILQGLGLTIDKDFSTFPYLGNMGTVSLPVTAAIAMERGVLNPGLKVSFIGIGSGLNSMMLGWRW, encoded by the coding sequence ATGAAATTCAGCCGCGTGTTTCTCGAATCGATCGGCTACGAGCTGCCGCACAACATCATCACCTCGACCTGGATCGAGGAACGGCTTTCCCCGTTGTACAAGAAACTGTTCCTCCAGCCCGGCCAACTCGAAGCCCTGACGGGAATCCGCGAGCGGCGCTGGTGGGACCCCGGGCACCTGAACTCCGACGGCGCCGCGAAGGCCGCGCAGAAGGCGATCGCCGAGTCGGGCATTCCCGAGGAAGAGATCGGGGCCGTCGTGTACGGCGGCGTCTGCCGCGACAACTTCGAGCCGGCCACGGCCTGCGGCGTCGCGGCGCAGCTTGGCGTCAAGGCATCGACGGTGATTCACGACGTGTCGAACGCCTGTCTGGGCGTCATGACCGGCATCATCGATGTGGCGAACCGCATCGAGCTCGGCCAGATCAAAGCCGGGATTGTCGTCGCCTGCGAGACCGCCCGCGAGATCACGACCATCATGATGGACCGCATGCTCGCCGAGGGCACGATGGAGTTCTTCAAGGGTGCGCTCGCCACGCTCACCGGCGGTTCGGGCGCGGTCGGCGTCGTCCTCAGCGACGGCTCGTACGGCCCCGGCCGGCCGCAACTGCTCGGCGCCGTCACCATGGGCGCGCCCGAGCATCATCGCATGTGCCGCTGGGGCGCGGACACCCACGTTCCGCCTCGCGCGCCGCAGATCATGGAGACGAACGCGATCGGCCTTCTGAAGCACGGCAGCGAACTCATTTCGCGTATCGGCAAGGCGTTTTATTCCGAGATGAACTGGGCGGCCGGCGAGGTCGACCGGCTGATCTCCCACCAGGTCGCCTCCGCGAACCGCGATGCGATTCTCCAGGGGCTCGGACTCACGATCGACAAGGATTTCTCGACGTTCCCCTACCTCGGCAATATGGGCACCGTTTCTCTGCCGGTGACCGCCGCCATCGCGATGGAGCGGGGCGTTCTGAACCCGGGCCTGAAGGTTTCCTTCATCGGCATCGGAAG